In one window of Gossypium arboreum isolate Shixiya-1 chromosome 4, ASM2569848v2, whole genome shotgun sequence DNA:
- the LOC108460573 gene encoding glutamate--tRNA ligase, cytoplasmic-like, giving the protein MEEERIKVLSFPSDSPPLSIIAAAKIAGIALPTQTSTSGSLTLSLSNGLELHGNYVILRYIGRVAAVRNFYGDDAFHAAQIDEWLEYAPTLLLGSEFENACSYMDVYMEKRTFFVSHSFSIADIAIWSGLAGAGQRWESLRKSSKYPNLVRWYNSVSAEYSDALNEVTALYVGQKGLGKQVAAKPKEQKSADGNSSDKLNLGSRPSSEIDLPYAELGKVRLRFAPEPSGYLHIGHSKAALLNQYFAQRYQGEVILRFDDTNPTKESNEFVENLIKDVETLGIKYQMITYTSDYFPKLMDMAEKLIKEGKAYVDDTPREQMQKERMDGIESKCRSNSVEENLKLWKEMIAGSERGLQCCLRGKLDMQDPNKSLRDPVYYRCNPVPHHRIGAKYKLYPTYDFACPFVDAEEGITHALRSSEYHDRNAQYYRIQEDMGMRKVHIYEFSRLNMVYTLLSKRKLLWFVQNGKVDGWDDPRFPTVQGIVRRGLKIEALIQFILEQGASKNLNLMEWDKLWTINKKIIDPVCPRHTAVIEERKVLLTLTDGPDEPFVRIIPRHKKYDGAGEKATTYTKRIWIDYADAEYISVNEEVTLMDWGNAIVKEIIKDQDGNITQLVGVLHLEGSVKTTKLKLTWLAETSELVNLSLVEFDYLITKKKLEEGEDFLDALNPCTKKETAAIGDSNIRNLKQGEILQLERKGYFRCDVPFVRPSKPVVLIAIPDGRQQSVLK; this is encoded by the exons ATGGAGGAAGAAAGGATAAAGGTATTATCATTTCCATCGGATAGCCCTCCACTCTCCATCATTGCCGCCGCAAAGATTGCGGGAATTGCTTTACCGACTCAGACTTCAACCTCTGGATCTCTCACCTTGTCTTTATCAAATGG GCTTGAATTGCATGGAAATTATGTAATTCTCCGTTACATCGGTCGAGTTGCTGCCGTTCGTAACTTCTATGGTGATGATGCTTTTCATGCTGCCCAA ATTGATGAGTGGCTGGAGTATGCTCCTACCCTTTTATTGGGTTCTGAGTTTGAGAATGCTTGTAGTTACATGGACGTATATATGGAGAAACGCACATTTTTCGTTTCTCATTCTTTCTCCATTGCTGACATAGCTATCTGGTCAGGTCTTGCTG GAGCTGGTCAAAGATGGGAAAGCTTGAGGAAGTCAAGCAAGTACCCAAACCTTGTTCGCTGGTACAATTCTGTTTCTGCAGAATACAGCGATGCCTTGAATGAAGTTACTGCATTGTATGTTGGCCAAAAAGGATTGGGAAAGCAGGTGGCAGCTAAACCAAAAGAGCAAAAGAGTGCAGATGGAAATAGTTCTGATAAGTTGAACTTAGGTAGCAGGCCCTCATCTGAAATAGATCTTCCTTATGCTGAATTGGGAAAGGTGCGATTGAGATTTGCTCCTGAACCTAGTGGTTATCTCCATATAGGGCACTCTAAAGCAGCCTTATTAAATCAATACTTTGCTCAACGGTACCAAGGTGAAGTAATCTTGCGCTTTGATGATACCAATCCCACCAAAGAAAGCAATGAATTTGTAGAAAATCTTATAAAAGATGTTGAGACATTGGGCATCAAGTATCAAATGATCACCTATACTTCCGATTACTTCCCCAAGTTAATGGATATGGCTGAAAAGTTGATAAAGGAGGGGAAAGCCTATGTGGATGATACACCACGTGAGCAAATGCAGAAAGAAAGGATGGATGGCATTGAATCAAAATGTAGGAGCAACAGTGTTGAGGAGAATTTAAAGTTATGGAAGGAAATGATTGCTGGCTCTGAAAGAGGTTTGCAGTGCTGTCTTCGTGGGAAGCTGGACATGCAAGACCCAAACAAATCTCTCAGGGATCCAGTTTACTACCGCTGCAATCCTGTTCCCCACCATCGAATTGGAGCCAAGTACAAGTTGTATCCAACATATGATTTTGCTTGTCCATTTGTTGATGCTGAAGAAGGTATAACACATGCACTACGATCTAGTGAGTATCATGATCGCAATGCTCAGTACTATAGGATTCAAGAGGATATGGGAATGCGAAAGGTGCACATATACGAGTTTAGTCGATTGAATATGGTCTATACACTTCTCAGTAAGCGTAAGCTTCTCTGGTTTGTGCAAAACGGTAAAGTAGATGGATGGGATGATCCCCGTTTCCCAACTGTCCAAGGAATTGTTCGTCGAGGTCTGAAAATAGAAGCCTTGATACAATTTATTTTGGAACAG GGGGCATCAAAAAATCTCAACCTGATGGAATGGGACAAACTCTGGACAATTAATAAGAAGATCATCGATCCTGTTTGTCCTAGGCATACAGCAGTAATTGAAGAACGAAAGGTACTATTGACCTTAACTGATGGTCCTGATGAGCCATTTGTTCGTATTATCCCAAGGCATAAGAAATATGATGGTGCTGGAGAGAAAGCAACCACTTATACTAAAAGGATATGGATAGACTATGCTGATGCAGAGTATATCTCAGTGAATGAGGAGGTAACATTAATGGATTGGGGAAATGCCATCGTGAAAGAAATAATCAAGGATCAGGATGGAAACATAACTCAGTTGGTAGGTGTTTTGCATCTTGAAGGATCTGTCAAGACAACAAAATTGAAGCTCACGTGGCTTGCAGAAACTAGTGAACTTGTAAACCTTTCCTTGGTGGAGTTTGATTATCTAATAACAAAGAAGAAG CTGGAAGAAGGGGAGGATTTCCTAGATGCACTAAACCCATGTACGAAAAAGGAGACAGCAGCAATTGGAGATTCCAACATCCGCAATTTGAAACAAGGAGAGATATTGCAGCTGGAGAGGAAAGGCTACTTCAGATGTGATGTTCCCTTTGTTAGACCTTCAAAACCAGTGGTGTTGATTGCAATTCCAGATGGGCGGCAACAAAGCGTGTTGAAGTAG